The nucleotide sequence TGTAGACATTATCAACAAGAAGGGTGCAAATGCTGTAGacttcatcaagaagaagtgttcaAATGATGTTCACATCATtaagaagaagtgtgtaaatgatgtagacatcatcaagaggatgaagaactgtgtaaatgatgtagacatcatcaagaggatgaagaactgtgtaaatgatgtagacatcatcaagaagaagtgtgtaaatgatgtacccatcatcaagaagaagtgtgcaaatgctgtagacatcatcaagaagaagtgtgtaaatgatgtagcCATCATCATGAAGAAGTGTGCAAATGCtgcagacatcatcaagaagaagtatgCAAATGATgtggacatcatcaagaagaagtatgTAAATGCTGTagccatcatcaagaagaagtgtgtaaaagatgtagacatcatcaagacgaAGTGTataaatgatgtagacatcatcaagaagaagggtgcaaatgctgtagacatcatcaaaaagaagtgtgcaaatgctgtagacatcatcaagaagaagtgtgtaaatgatgcAGGCATCATCAAGGAGAAGTGTGAAAATGCTGTAGACATCAAtaagaagtgtgtaaatgatgtagacatcatcaagaagaagaagaactgtataaatgatgtagacatcatcaagaagaagtgtgttaATGATGTacccatcatcaagaagaagtgtgcaaatgctgtagacatcatcaagaagaagtgtgtaaatgatgcaggcatcatcaagaagaagggtgcaaatgctgtagccatcatcaagaagaagtgtgtaaatgatgtagacatcatcaagaagaagaagaactgtgtaaatgatgtagacatcatcaagaagaagtgtgtaaatgatgtacccatcatcaagaagaagtgtgcaaatgctttagacatcatcaagaagaagtgtgtaaatgatgtttacatcatcaagaagaagtgtgtaaatgatgtttacatcatcaagaagaagtgtgtaaatgttgtagacatcatcaagaagaagtgtgcaaatgatgtagacatcaagaagaagggtgcaaatgctgtagccatcatcaagaagtgtgtaaaagatgtagacatcatcaagaagaagtgtgtaaatgctatagccatcatcaagaagaaatgtgtaaatgctgtagacatcatcaagacgaAGTGTATAAATGATGCATCATCAAGAATAAGGgtgcaaatgctgtagacatcatgAAGAAGAAGGGTGCAAAGGCTGTAgctatcatcaagaagaagtgtgtaaatgatgtagacatcatcaagaagaagaagaactgtGTAAATGAAGTAGTCATAattaagaagaagaagaactgtgtaaatgatgtagagatcatcaagaagaagaagaactgtttaaatgatgtagacataatcaagaagaagaagaactgtGTTAATGATGTAgagatcatcaagaagaagtgtgtaaatgatgtacCCATCATCGAACAAAAGTgtgcaaatgctgtagacatcatcaagaagaagtgtgtaaatgatgtagacatcatcaagaagaagtgtgtaaatgctgtagacaacatcaagaagaagtgtgcaaTTGATGtatacatcatcaagaagaagggtGTAAATGCTGTAGCACTCATCAAaaagaagtgtgtaaatgatgtacACATCATCAAAGAAGAACTGTGCAAATGCTGTAataatcatcaagaagaagtgtgtaaatgatgtagacatcatcaagaagtgtgtaaatgatgtagacatcatcaagaagaagtgtgtaaatgatgtagacatcatcaagaagaagtgtgcaaATGCTGTAGCCATCATCAAGATGAAGTATGTAAaagctgtagacatcatcaagatgaAGTGCATGAATGatttagacatcatcaagaagaagggtgcaaatgttgtagacatcatcaagaagaagtgtgcaaatgctgtagccatcatcaagaagaagagaGTAAATGCTgttgacatcatcaagaagaagtgggGAAAcgttgtagacatcatcaagatgaAATGTacaaatgctgtagacatcatcaagaaaaagtgtgcaaatgctgtagacatcatcaagaagaagtgtgtaaatgatgtagacatcatcaagaagaagtgtgcaaATGCTGTAGCCATCATCAAGATGAAGTATGTAAaagctgtagacatcatcaagatgaAGTGCATGAATGatttagacatcatcaagaagaagggtgcaaatgttgtagacatcatcaagaagaagtgtgcaaatgctgtagccatcatcaagaagaagagaGTAAATGCTgttgacatcatcaagaagaagtgggGAAAcgttgtagacatcatcaagatgaAATGTacaaatgctgtagacatcatcaagaaaaagtgtgcaaatgctgtagacatcatcaagaagaagtgtgtaaatgatgtagacatcatcaagaagaagtgtgtaaatgatgtaaCCATCATCAAGAAGAGGGgtgtaaatgatgtagacatcatcaagaagaagcgtGCAAATGCTGTAGCCATCatgaagaagtgtgtaaatgctgtagacatcatgAAGATGAAGTGTATgaatgatgtagacatcatcaagaagaagggtgcaaatgctgtagacatcatcaagaagaagtgtgcaaATGCTGTAGCCATCATCAAGAAGAGGTTTGtaaatgctgtagacatcatcaagaagaagtgtgtaaatgctgttgacatcaagaagaagtgtggaAATGTTGTGGACTTCATCAAGAAGAAATGTacaaatgctgtagacatcatcaagaaaaagtgtgcaaatgctgtagacatcatcaagaagaagtgtgttaaaaatgtagacatcatcaaaaagaagtgtgtaaatgatgtaaccatcatcaagaagaagtgtgcaaatgctgtagacatcatcaagaataagtttgcaaatgctgtagacatcatcaagaagaagtttgcaaatgctgtagacatcatcaagaagaagtgttaTTGCTGTAGACTGCAATAACACTATTGCTGTAGTGTTATTGCTTCTTCTtcaataagaagaagaagaagaagaagtgtgCAAATGCTGTTGACATCATTAAGAAtaagtgtgtaaatgatgtagacatcatcaagaagaagaagaactgtgtaaatgatgtatccatcatcaagaagaagaagaactgtGTAAATGATGTATCCATCAACAAGAAGAAGTgtgcaaatgctgtagacatcatcaagaagaagtgtgtatatgatgtagacatcatcaagaagaagtgtgcaaatgatgtagacatcatcaagaagaagtgtgtaaatgctTTAGCCATCATCATAAAGAAGTGTGTAAaagatgtagacatcatcaagaagaagtgtgtaaatgctgtagacatcatcaagacgaAGTGTataaatgatgtagacatcatcaagaagaagggtgcaaatgctgtagacatcatcaagaagaagtgtgcaaatgctgtagccatcatcaagaagaagtgtgtaaatgatgtagacatcatcaagaagtgtgtaaatgctgtagacatcatcaagaagaagtgtgtaaatgatgtagacatcatcaagaagaagggtGCAAATGATGTagccatcatcaagaagaagtgtgccaATGCTGTAGACTTCATCAAGAAGGAGTGTGCcaatgatgtagacatcatcaagaagaagtgtgtaaatgatgtagacatcatcaagaagaagggtGCAAATGATGTagccatcatcaagaagaagtgtgccaATGCTGTAGACTTCATCAAGAAGGAGTGTGCcaatgatgtagacatcatcaggaagaagtgtgtaaatgctgtagacGTCATCAAGAAGAAGGATGCAAATGCTGTAGAaatcatcaagaagaagaagaagaagtgggCAAATACTGTTGGCATCATCAAGAAGAAATGTGCAAATGCTGTaaacatcatcaagaagtgtgcaTATCGCATAGACTTAAACGTAGTAAAGGGAGTTATAAGTGCGGAGAGTTATTCGCACGTTTTTAGCGTGTGTGCTTTCAACCACCATCGCTGTCTACTAGTACTCCCCTGTTAACCAATATCTTCTACCAGCACGTCTCAGCCTTTCTTTCCTCCTTTCCTTTCAACGCACTCTCAGCTCACCCATCCAAGCACTTACCATTTTTCTCCGTCtaccccctccactaccaccctcatttcctaccatatccccccatctaccaccatctacttttTTCACATCCTCATctaccaacaacacctccacTCACAGTATCTACAACATCTCTCTACTAACACCGTCGCCCCATCTCCACCAACGCCAACCATCATCTAACACCCTGTGCCCTACCACCATTCCTCTCAACACTACCATGGCGGCACCACCATCTTCGCTACCTGCACCTTTTACAGCTACCACGATGCTCACTGCTAGCTTCCAACACAAACCGTGTGCCCACACCAGTAATTATAGTTCTGTTTTGTTATCACTGACGTCGTCTTTCATTCATTGTCATACATGTATCGTTAATTTCTTGTTTACACCAAAAAAAATACcagtatatatttttgttttactCTATCAGTTGTTGAAACAGTAGTAGTAAAGTGTTAGTTTACATAGATGAATACTTTCCAAAAGATCAATTAGCGCCAAATTTCGTTAGGTTAAGTGCATTTTTTGTGCATATAAGTGCATAAATTAAGTGCCACGTTTACCcggcgtcctcctcctccttgtttcCGATGCATCTGTTCCGTATCACTTTTCCATATATCTTTCCCCATAGACCACCCTTCTCCGTCCGAGCGGAGTGTAATCCAAGCCAAGTACACACTCTCCGTCACACACCCGCACCCTCTCCTACCGTCCCAACTACCTCCATCTCTCGCATGACCAACCAGCATCTACCAGCTGCATCATTATCCACAAACTAGCGACCGTTCCTACCATCCCACATCCACAACCACCTCCACGAACCTCCTGGACAGTAAGCAGTCAGTCCGACCAGTCAGTCTGTCTAACCTTCCTTGATCGTACCTGTCCAGCAGACCTTGTGATACCCTACTCTCCTTATCATCTTCTTGGGCACCGTAACGCAGTTATTAAAGGTATGAAGTTCCACGGTGTTCCGTGGAGAATAATATCTCCGAATATCTCCAAGTATCTCCAAGTATCTCCAGGTGTACTTAGATAAAGACCTAAGTTCCCAGACAGATTCACTAGCAGATTATCAAAGGAGGGTCAATAAGAACACATTTACACGGATAATAAGATATTTAATTCGTTCACCTGTCACACTACCGTTACCCCCGATCAGCGATCGTAGTGTTGAACAATAGTgacactgatcctgatgaaatagacCATATCATAGCAGAAACATCTCAGTATGAGGATGAGACCCAAGAAAAGTTTAATCTTCTACTTGATTTAATAAATACACATAAAGTAACACCTAGCCTAACAGTACCTCAACCCAGTACAGCTCAAACAGAGGCACGTTTACCTCCTTTAGATTTGCCCCCCTTGGCTGGACTGGATGAAGGGAATTGGGACACTTTTTGGACATCCTTTGATGCCCATATACATTCCAAGGCATCCATAACAAAAGGAACTAAATTCTCTTACCTTCAAAGTCTCCTCAAAGGGGAAGCTAATGAAGGTTATAGCTAATTTGTCTCTTGAGGACAATAATTATGATATAGCTATACACATGTTGGAAGTTAATTACTGCAACAAGGAAATAAGTGTAGCTAATCTTTACTATCAATTAGTGGATATAAGTCCACCTAGCAGTCAACCCGACTCCCTTCAAGAGTTTAGTTGGAAGTAGAGTCCCTTGTGAAAGCATTAGGTACAATAGTAAATGTgccagcttcagaatggtcacTGAAACTGCTCTTTCAAAGGAAACTTCCAtgaaatatcttagcagaaacCTGCTCCCATTACAAAACAGAGGTCCTTTCCCTTGACCAGattttcgagggactgagaattacTGTCAACAGGCCGTAGGCTCATGATAAAATCAAATCTGAACCTAATCAGTCAATCACTGATTAATCAATGAAATTAAGGAATACACCAATTATGTCCAACAAACATAAATCTAAATCAACTACCTCCACTCCCAGATGGAAGAGCGGTAATGTATGTACGTATTCAGTAAGTCCCTCCAAACCTGAAGTCAATGAAGCACCCAAAGCTGTGACATCTACGACTACAGGATGAAGAAGCTATTTGTTCTGTCAAGAAGAACATCTGATCTATCAGTGTCAATCATACCCAGATGCACCAGATGCTTGAGACCACATGATCCTAATACCTGTATAACTGTATTACACGTGTGTAAGAAGGCCATAAGGGCCAGCACCATTCAGTACTGTGTGGGGAATTGCGACCGAGGTCACCAAAACCCCAAATGGAACAGAATACTTCTACCACTGTACAGTACTACAAGGTACATCAAGAGGTCAATGTACTTGCTACTAAATCAGATAATGATGCAACGTTACCTACAGCTCAGCTGCTGCTAACAAATAAGAAGTCTAAGATCACTACATatggtctctttgaccaagggcCACGGAAAACATTTATTACCCAGCAGGTAGCTGACAAATTGAAACTTAAACCCTTGTGTCAAGTGAGATTGAACATTACGTTCATGTGTTTTAAACTACTGACACTTTGGTCCGGTTATATAAACAATGGATAATTGTTCACTAACAACAATTGGACAACTCAGGGTTTTTAACAAACACAGGACCTCAAGATTATAAAGTCGTGAGAGTTCTAGTATGCCTAGGAGGCTATACCCACCCAGTGCAGGCTATTGTAGTATACAAAATCCCATCTGACCTGTATGTCTATGGTCTAAGGAACACAGCAAAGCTTAGAAGTAAAGGAGTTAAGTTGGCTGATCATAAATTCAAGTCTGATCACCTCTCCGATATCGGTGTACTCTTAGGTGCAGACTATTACAATAATTTTATTACTGGATGCACCAAGCAACAGGGAATGAACCTTTTACTAACAGCCAGGGGCAAATTGCTCACTGGACCAGTGTTACATCCAAATATATCCGATTCAGTAAACAGTCAACAAGTTAATTCAATAATGgttgcgtgactaggcttggaacagtcaccactCCAGTTCAGAGACATGACTGAGGATACCTCTGATCATTTTGTATATAAATTATAGGATCTAGACACCTTAGGTATCGTCCCTGAATAACCCAGTCCAGATGATACCTGGACTCATCAACAATATCTAGATTCAGTCATCTATAAAGAGTATCAGTACTGGGTTAGATTGACATTGGAAATTAAATCATAATCATGGAAATTAAACCTGTAAACCATTTCATGGCAATCTCAGGTGGCTCGATTGAATTAGCAACCTGGTAAAATACTACTGTATCACGACTTAATACAACAGCAATTTGACAACAATTTCACTGAAATCGTCGAGAATGATAACTCTTAGGAGGGACATTACTTACCTCACAATGCCGTGTTGAAATATTCAATTACTAGACACATTAGGATCAcattcaactgtagtgccaaggCAAAAGCAAATAGTGTCTCACTGAACGAATGCCTGAAAACTGGACCGAGTCTGATACAAAGACTCAATGGTGTGCTGTTACGGTTTCGTCTAGGAGCCTATGTCAACACTGTCAATATAAGCaaggctttccttagagtaggtctTCAAGAGAAAGACCGAAATATCACAAAGTTCCTCTGGATAAAGGATCCTAATAATCCACAAAGTGAAACCGTTACCTATAGGTTTGCTTCAGTTTTATTTGGAGCTACATTTTCTCCGTTTTTTCTTCAAGCAACATTGGATATGCATTTGAAGAAATCTAATAGTCTTCACAAGACCGAGATTAGCAATAGTCTAtatgacaatttccagggaactaccagtgatgaaacaaaattaatttaaatatatCATGAGGCTAATCGAGAATTGTTAGGGACCAATATCCAGTCATGGCCTCCAACAATAAGCAACTACATCAGTTAATAGTAGCTGAATTTCCGGGTTACAAAGTACCTCACACTTTGCAAGTCCTTAGTTTAGAATGGGACACCACCTCTGATGAGATAAACATTAAATCAGTGGAGACTGATAACTGATTTAACCATGAAGAAATTATTATCCTTTGTCAgcaaaccatttgaccctttgcgGTTGATCAGCCTCATCTTAATTaagggcaaactcctcatgcaggaatgttggcaagtaaggaagtaattatcaaaagaaggcactaaaccaggaaggctatgtagcaccatcgaatgtgcggaataatcagagggcgctaaatatcaccaaggatgtcaaTACAAGAACAGTAACTCATAAGAGGAACGATATCAATAGTATCTGATTCGCCAAGAATTCGATCAAGGGAGAAATTTTGCTTGTTTGTAAGTTTTTGGtaatttgagggggggggggtgcataccAAACCAGGCCTATGCGTTTGTGTTTGGCATAATATATTGATTCATTTCCCCACGAGCCTACCAATTAGTGCATCTTAttcagagttacgttactcgttcTTTATTTTGTGTTAATGAAAGGTGACCTAGGAACCACCTTCCCACTTGTTTATGCATCACAGAGCGAGTGCATTATTGTCAGTATTGTGGACACGGCCTTCTTTTTTAATTCCTTCCGTGCCTCATTGGAGAGCACCCTTTAATGCATGCATATTTTGTCGACCTGGTTGTCTAAACGAGCGTCAAGCACGAGCAATGTACGAGTGCAGCTTGAAGACAATTTAGGACAGTCTTGTAAATTTGTTAGCATTGTCTCAGTGAGTACAGAAACTAAATCTCTCAATTAGTACCTCTATTGGGTATCTCAAGGAGTTCCTCCACTGGATCTCTCAAGGAGTATCTCCACTGGACTTTTACCCTGGTGGCACAGTGAGTGCCTTCAACTCTCACTGGCACTGACATAGCTAGCCACTGCTGTACCTCAAACTGTATCCTTGCTTCCCCTTAATGTCTGTCCATATACCCAATCGATGGACAAGCGACCGCAATGGACGGTCGGAAAgctagacacacgctcgtcctggaagtcaagacattcagcaaggatatgcacgactataagagggacaatacaatatggacaataaggagcagggtagcgctccattaagtgaccgtgagttaagcgtgtatggccaatatgcaatctcgccagagccgtttcccatcaccggttacggtggtaggaggaaggccatgaggattcactacccttaagagtacgcagtttgttaccagtaacagaggaccaacaatcctgctaatgggtaaggatggaggaatgaataactgggtaaaagttggaataaagaatacctttaaaggagatgggacaagagtggacagcttccctagcggcagtgtccgcatgcttatttaaagaaacaccaatatggctgggaactcagcaaaactcaactgacttaaatttactggaaataagaaacagccaatgttgaatcttgacgaccactggatggactggattgaaggacccgagagccatgagcgcatttcgagagtcaacgacaaccacaaaggaagattgacaacaagaaagcaggagacgaagagcatagagaatagcataaagttctgatgTGAACATGCTTGTCTccggaggtaggcgacacatattactgcggtcaggaaaaacaacagagtagccaacaccgtctggaGACTAAGATGGCAGCAGATGACAATGGATCTAAGTATCCTCATTAGACTTAAATTCCCTCATTATGCCATAGGACTAGAACAACTTATCAAATTACATGTGTTTTGCAACGCGTCGGGAAAGTTgtgtggcgcagtagcctattaaGTGAACACTGAGCAGTCAATACTGCTCACTTCTAAAGCCAGAGTGGCAACGCTGAAGAAGCGGTCATTGCCACAAATGGAATTAACGGGTTTATTAATTAGTGTTCGATTGGCTCATTACCTGACCAAGACACTAAATAATTGTCACTTCTCTGAGATAGTAATGTGGTCAGATAATGAAGCAATCTTACAACAGGTAAAAAACAACCATAATAAAATTCCCtatgtcagtaatcgtgttagaaagattagagagtTGTCAGCAGGTTACAAACTGAGACATGTACCCAAAAAGGAAAACCCAGCTGACTACCTTTATCGAGATTGAGGCAATTAGCCAAAgccgagatgtggttcaatggatccCAGTGGCTATTCATTGGtcagtggcctaaacaaaagccacaagtcgtagtgaccaatatcactgtcCCCACTGAGACACAGAACTCCCTCGAACCTTGGCTATTGATCCTAGTCATTACTCTAGTTTAAGTAAACTACTAGGGATTACTCAAATAGCGTTTGATTTTCTTAACAAAATAGGAATCAGATACCAATTCCCTAATCCGATAAAATATTGGGTCAAACAGGCTCAAATGGAAATTTATGGGAGAAATTatgaaaataatttttcataatttttcatATAATAATAaggtctcccgaagcccacatcaaaggaataacatcagcggcctatgcgaggctggctaacatcagaactgctttcagaaacctgtgtaaggaatccttcagaacattgtataccacatatctaatgccaatcctggagtatgcagccccagaatggagcccgtatctagtcaagcacaagacgaagctggaaaaagttcagagatatgccactaggctagtcccagaactaagaagcatgagttatgaggacacactacgtgaactgcacctcacatcgctggaaaacagaaaagctagggggagacatgatcaccacataaaaaattatcaagggaattgacagggtggacaaggatggatcattgaacacgggtggcacacgcacaaggggacacaggtggaagctgagtacccaaatgagccacagatacattagaaagaactttttcagtgtcagagtagtaagtaaatggaatacactaggaagtgatgtggtggaggctgactccatcaacagtttcaaatgtagatatgacagagcccagtaggctcaggaatttgcacatcagttgactgacggttgagaggctggaccaaagagccagatctcaacccccgcaagcacaattaggtgagtacacacactacatgggtatacatgtatacatgggtatacatgtatacatgggTATTTAACACTTTTATGGGCGGTtggaggctgagtggacagcattcagaactcgtaatcctagggaccggggttccatCCCCGGCGATAGCGGAAAGCAAATcgacagagtttatttcaccctgatgcccctgttacctagcagtaaataggtacttgagatttagacacctgttacggcctggttcctgggtgtgtgtgtgagaaaaaaataaattatcgttcattgacagttgagagacgggccgaaagagcagagctcaaccccctgcaagcacaactaggtgaatacaatcattAGTCATGGTCAAAGATTGTGGGTTGTGAAGCTCCAGTGTTTTCTATTAAGTTGGAAAAGTTAAACATTCTACAAGCAGTGAAAAAACTGTATATGAGTGAATGAATATCTGGTAAACTGACAGAAAccattagaaagtgaagagagAAAGCTGAAATAGTGTATTTGTAAATAGGTGTTGTACCACATTGTGGTGTAGACCCGTGGTATGACGTTTTGACCTCACACCGATCCCCCTGACCTCAtctgaccctacaccacacctGGGAGAAGATGCCAGGTAACGATCACTTGTGCCTACAGACCGAGGTAATTGGGATCCCTGTTGATAAGGTAGTATATTGCTATGACACAATCAGGAAGGGCGAACAGGTCAAGCAGCATCAGGGAAGAGGAGGATAAGTGTTATAAAGTGATAGGGAATTGTGTTGAGAGGAGGATCGATTAGATTGAGGATTTGATCCTGGAAAAGAATAGAAATATTTCACCAAATACAGGGTGAGATTGAGAGACAAAAACAAGTGTTCAAAAGCTATTCAAGGGCAAATCAAGGAAGAGCTGGCCAAAGAGTTGGGCGCAGGAAGCATGAATACGGATGGGGAAATTGGATTATTCGGGGATGGATTAGTGAGTATGGGTGGGGGTAGGCCAACAATGGGTACAAGACAGAGAGGGGTAGGCCAAAAATGGGTACAAGACAGAGAGGGGTAGGCCAAAAATGGGTACAAGACAGAGAGGGGTAGGCCAAAAATGGGTACAAGACAGAGAGGGGTAGGCCAAAAATGGGTACAAGACAGAGAGGGGTAGGCCAAAAATGGGTACAAGACAGAGAGGGGTAGGCCAAAAATGGGTACAAGACAGAGAGGGGTAGGCCAAAAATGGGTACAAGACAGAGAGGGGTAGGCCAAAAATGGGTACAAGACAGAGAGGGGTAGGCCAAAAATGGGTACAAGACAGAGAGGGGTAGGCCAAAAATGGGTACAAGACAGAGAGGGGTAGGCCAAAAATGGGTACAAGACAGAGAGGGGTAGGCCAAAAATGGGTACAAGACAGAGAGGGGTAGGCCAAAAATGGGTACAAGACAGAGAGGGGTAGGCCAAAAATGGGTACAAGACAGAGAGGGGTAGGCCAAAAATGGGTACAAGACAGAGAGGGGTAGGCCAAAAATGGGTACAAGACAGAGAGGGGTAGGCTATGGCATTTGGAGGAGTAACTTCAAATATTTGC is from Procambarus clarkii isolate CNS0578487 chromosome 54, FALCON_Pclarkii_2.0, whole genome shotgun sequence and encodes:
- the LOC138352590 gene encoding uncharacterized protein; the protein is MKKCANAADIIKKKYANDVDIIKKKYVNAVAIIKKKCVKDVDIIKTKCINDVDIIKKKGANAVDIIKKKCANAVDIIKKKCVNDAGIIKEKCENAVDINKKCVNDVDIIKKKKNCINDVDIIKKKCVNDVPIIKKKCANAVDIIKKKCKKCVNAIAIIKKKCVNAVDIIKTKCINDASSRIRVQML
- the LOC138352591 gene encoding GRIP and coiled-coil domain-containing protein-like, coding for MKKKGAKAVAIIKKKCVNDVDIIKKKKNCVNEVVIIKKKKNCVNDVEIIKKKKNCLNDVDIIKKKKNCVNDVEIIKKKCVNDVPIIEQKCANAVDIIKKKCVNDVDIIKKKCVNAVDNIKKKCAIDVYIIKKKGVNAVALIKKKCVNDVHIIKEELCKCCNNHQEEVYIIKKKCVNDVDIIKKKCANAVAIIKMKYVKAVDIIKMKCMNDLDIIKKKGANVVDIIKKKCANAVAIIKKKRVNAVDIIKKKWGNVVDIIKMKCTNAVDIIKKKCANAVDIIKKKCVNDVDIIKKKCANAVAIIKMKYVKAVDIIKMKCMNDLDIIKKKGANVVDIIKKKCANAVAIIKKKRVNAVDIIKKKWGNVVDIIKMKCTNAVDIIKKKCANAVDIIKKKCVNDVDIIKKKCVNDVTIIKKRGVNDVDIIKKKRANAVAIMKKCVNAVDIMKMKCMNDVDIIKKKGANAVDIIKKKCANAVAIIKKRFVNAVDIIKKKCVNAVDIKKKCGNVVDFIKKKCTNAVDIIKKKCANAVDIIKKKCVKNCYCFFFNKKKKKKKCANAVDIIKNKCVNDVDIIKKKKNCVNDVSIIKKKKNCVNDVSINKKKCANAVDIIKKKCVYDVDIIKKKCANDVDIIKKKCVNALAIIIKKCVKDVDIIKKKCVNAVDIIKTKCINDVDIIKKKGANAVDIIKKKYIIKKKCVNDVDIIKKKGANDVAIIKKKCANAVDFIKKECANDVDIIKKKCVNDVDIIKKKGANDVAIIKKKCANAVDFIKKECANDVDIIRKKCVNAVDVIKKKDANAVEIIKKKKKKWANTVGIIKKKCANAVNIIKKCAYRIDLNVELNSLTFKVSSKGKLMKVIANLSLEDNNYDIAIHMLEVNYCNKEISVANLYYQLVDISPPSSQPDSLQEFSWK